A single genomic interval of Salinarchaeum sp. IM2453 harbors:
- the thiM gene encoding hydroxyethylthiazole kinase, which translates to MIDQSTLQNQITTISEQRPLINSITNFVTIDEVANITSFWGGLPSMSQDQKDIEERFRISDGCHLNMGFIDDKDIELFIEAGKAANNGDTPVAFDPVGAGGTSERTGAAREIGNEIDVSIICGNYGEITALVQDDANIRGVDVTGEHTDIEQTAVACANTMDSIVVATGETDIIADQTTAYKLSVGDSMLGSFVGTGCMLGITVNIFDAVAEDSLSAALGGTTAFGIAGEIATKEQDWQGPASYRTAFLDTVASLNPETFETIDVEGRIETVDVR; encoded by the coding sequence ATGATCGATCAATCGACACTACAGAACCAAATTACCACAATATCAGAGCAGCGCCCATTAATTAATTCAATTACAAACTTTGTCACGATTGATGAAGTAGCAAATATCACGTCGTTTTGGGGCGGACTTCCATCAATGAGTCAGGACCAGAAGGATATAGAAGAGCGATTTAGAATATCAGATGGCTGTCATCTAAATATGGGATTTATCGATGATAAAGATATTGAGCTATTCATCGAAGCTGGAAAAGCAGCAAACAACGGAGACACTCCGGTTGCGTTTGATCCAGTCGGAGCAGGAGGTACATCAGAGCGGACAGGGGCTGCTCGTGAAATCGGAAACGAAATTGATGTGTCAATAATATGTGGAAATTACGGCGAAATCACTGCGCTTGTTCAAGACGATGCTAATATTCGGGGAGTTGATGTAACTGGTGAGCATACTGATATTGAGCAGACTGCTGTAGCATGTGCAAATACAATGGATTCTATCGTTGTGGCAACAGGAGAGACAGACATTATCGCTGATCAAACAACGGCATATAAGCTCTCGGTAGGAGACTCAATGCTCGGATCTTTCGTCGGGACCGGATGTATGCTAGGAATCACGGTTAATATTTTCGACGCTGTTGCGGAGGATTCTCTATCGGCCGCACTTGGGGGAACAACAGCATTTGGGATTGCTGGGGAAATAGCAACCAAGGAGCAGGATTGGCAAGGGCCAGCGAGCTATCGGACAGCTTTCCTCGATACTGTTGCTTCGCTTAACCCAGAAACATTTGAGACAATTGATGTTGAAGGGCGAATTGAGACAGTTGATGTCAGGTGA
- the thiE gene encoding thiamine phosphate synthase → MTDQTVYFVTQQNYSGGLSTTDVVRGAIEGGVDVVQLREKHMSARERYELGLKLRRITEEAEVPLIVDDRVDIAAAIDADGVHVGDSDLPIEVAREQLGKDAIIGRSVTTPEEARAAVAAGADYLGVGAVYHTDSKDVDPEEEGIGPEGVAAVREAVDIPIVGIGGINAGNAADVVAAGAEGVAVISAIATAENPKEATIRLSDAVMTGVNRR, encoded by the coding sequence ATCACTGATCAGACAGTCTATTTTGTGACCCAGCAGAATTATTCGGGGGGTTTGTCAACAACTGATGTTGTTCGAGGAGCGATTGAGGGAGGTGTCGATGTCGTACAATTACGTGAAAAGCACATGAGTGCTCGCGAACGGTACGAATTAGGTCTTAAACTACGTAGAATAACCGAAGAAGCAGAAGTCCCGCTAATTGTCGATGACAGGGTAGATATTGCAGCCGCAATTGACGCGGATGGAGTGCATGTAGGAGATAGTGACCTTCCGATTGAAGTTGCTCGTGAGCAACTCGGTAAAGATGCAATTATCGGTCGCTCTGTGACTACTCCAGAAGAAGCACGCGCAGCCGTTGCAGCAGGTGCCGATTATCTTGGAGTGGGTGCAGTTTACCATACAGATTCAAAAGATGTTGATCCAGAGGAAGAAGGAATTGGACCAGAAGGGGTTGCTGCAGTTCGGGAGGCTGTAGATATTCCAATTGTTGGTATCGGTGGGATTAATGCTGGTAACGCGGCTGATGTTGTGGCTGCTGGAGCAGAGGGTGTGGCAGTTATTTCTGCGATTGCCACTGCCGAGAATCCGAAAGAAGCAACAATACGGCTAAGTGATGCCGTTATGACGGGGGTAAACCGACGATGA
- a CDS encoding twin-arginine translocase TatA/TatE family subunit, with protein sequence MVVETFSPLFIGGLGAFEIALIFLVVVILFGASKIPELARSSGQAIGEFQKGKEEVEQELKEIRDGDADIEDVDGDIEDVDTDVESDGEKDSTAAN encoded by the coding sequence ATGGTCGTTGAAACATTCAGTCCGCTCTTCATCGGGGGTCTGGGGGCGTTCGAGATCGCGCTGATCTTTCTAGTAGTCGTCATCCTTTTCGGTGCGAGTAAAATCCCAGAGCTTGCCCGGTCAAGCGGTCAGGCAATTGGTGAGTTCCAGAAAGGTAAAGAGGAAGTTGAACAGGAGCTAAAAGAAATTCGAGATGGTGATGCAGACATTGAAGATGTCGACGGAGACATTGAAGATGTTGATACAGATGTTGAGTCAGATGGAGAAAAAGACTCAACTGCAGCAAACTAA
- a CDS encoding HD domain-containing protein — translation MDEPDPVVPDTEPSRVHDEYDPSADHAFPDTRLNSVLEYLQNDEEIQAYLKAQNVNPVKRMNYNDHGQEHIRIVRDRALELYGLLKKGGVTFNGATDQGLSEADEPVIIALAATLHDVGHVVHRHDHPYYSIPIASDILDRVLPEFYSVPDAVRVKSEVLHAILCHPTEERPLTLEAGVVRVADALDMERGRSRIPYEKGGRGINTLSSRAIEEVSLTSGDSAPVLVEIKMSGAVGVYQVDSLLKSKLQHSRLEDHIRIVAINTGGEDQLVERIEL, via the coding sequence ATGGACGAACCTGATCCCGTGGTTCCAGATACTGAGCCTTCGCGCGTGCATGATGAATATGATCCGTCAGCCGATCATGCATTTCCTGATACCCGTTTAAATAGTGTTCTTGAATATCTTCAGAATGATGAAGAAATCCAAGCATATCTTAAAGCACAAAATGTCAACCCGGTGAAACGGATGAACTATAATGATCATGGACAAGAGCACATACGAATTGTCCGAGATAGAGCCTTAGAATTATATGGGCTGCTTAAAAAAGGTGGAGTTACATTCAACGGGGCTACTGATCAAGGCCTCTCAGAAGCAGACGAACCAGTGATTATTGCGCTTGCTGCAACGCTTCATGACGTTGGTCATGTGGTCCATCGGCATGACCATCCGTATTATTCAATCCCAATTGCCTCTGACATTCTTGATCGTGTCCTGCCGGAGTTTTATTCGGTCCCTGATGCAGTTCGGGTCAAAAGTGAAGTGCTACATGCGATTCTCTGCCATCCCACAGAAGAAAGACCGCTAACCTTGGAAGCAGGCGTCGTTCGGGTCGCGGACGCACTAGATATGGAACGAGGAAGATCGAGGATTCCATATGAGAAGGGCGGACGTGGGATTAATACACTTTCAAGTCGAGCAATCGAAGAAGTATCCCTTACCTCTGGGGATTCTGCTCCAGTACTTGTTGAGATTAAGATGTCTGGAGCAGTAGGCGTCTATCAAGTTGATTCATTACTTAAATCAAAACTGCAACACTCTCGTCTTGAAGATCACATTCGTATCGTCGCGATCAACACAGGTGGTGAGGACCAACTCGTTGAACGAATTGAGCTTTAG
- a CDS encoding helix-turn-helix domain-containing protein, which translates to MMAALDTEDRRVVMSKIESATAKLVYHSLALEGAATASQLQQRLDLPQLTILSILQTLSNRELVACESTDETTRYYAKRTGI; encoded by the coding sequence ATGATGGCAGCCCTCGATACAGAGGATCGACGAGTCGTGATGTCAAAAATAGAATCGGCTACAGCCAAACTCGTTTATCATTCCTTAGCTCTGGAGGGAGCAGCAACAGCCTCGCAGTTACAGCAACGTCTTGATTTACCACAACTCACTATTTTAAGCATCTTGCAAACGCTGTCTAATCGCGAATTAGTAGCCTGTGAGTCAACTGACGAAACAACACGTTACTACGCCAAACGAACTGGAATATAG